The window gtTTCTCCTCCATCCCCATGAAAGCCGATTTCTTTCTGGTTTCCTTTTCTGGGCAGTCGGCCTCCTTCCCAGCTCGGGCTttgctgggagggctggggaacCAAGGGGCTTGGGTGGGGGCACGGCCAGCTCCTGGGGACACTGCTTCAAGGGGTCCTGCTGGCTTGGTGGCAGCACGGGGGGGTTCACGCACACAGCACCCACCCCGCTCTTCGCCCCGGTGCTGGCAGgtgggagcagcacccagcacgaGGTGCCCACCCGCAGCCCTCCGGAGACCCATTCACCAGCTCTACCACCGCGTCACCACCTGGGCTGGCGTCCAAACAGCCTCCCAGTCCCTCCAGTGCCCCCAGTGCCCCCGGGCTGGCTGCAGGCGGGTGTCCGAGGGCCGCACAAAGCCCGGCTctccccgcggggccgcgcgTTAATCCCGGCAGCTGCTCTCCCCACGCCGGGAGGCTCAGCTGCTTCGTCCTCCTCCAGCCAGGCGGAAAACGCGTGGCCAACAAGGATTAAATGCAAACCGCCCCGGGGCCGGCAcgcagcggggctggggagcagcccccgcagccaggaagggctttttttttttttttttttttgggaaatcAGCAAAAATGCGCAGAACCGGGGCTGTCAGCAAAGCACCCGGCCGGCCCGTGCTTGtcatccccccctccccgcctctcttttgaaaatgaaatttataaaAGCTGCTGGAGGGGCGCAGGGATGCTCGGGGGGAGGCCGAAGGGGAGCGgggggccggatcctgcccgCTGGGGCCCCGAGGCACAGCAAAACCCCGGCTGCCACAGCCAGGGCACCAGTGGCAGCATCTTCCAGAAGAGGAGTCAAAGCCTTCACTCGGGGCCGCGTTTCCTCGGGGAAGTGGCACGGGGAAGCCATTAGGATCGGGAACTGGGTGGCAAACCAGGGTGAGGAGGTAGCCAGGGGGGGTCTCAGGGTCAGCCCTGTCCCCTCGTGCCCTGCCGGGGGTCCCCCTGCTCCGGCGCTCGGAGGAAGCCTCTCCATGCACCACGCGGCTCCACGCACGAGCCCAGAGGCGTCCAAAGCAAGGGAAAGGCGGGGGGCACCCCAAAGGGCACCCCACAAGCGCTGTGGGGCGCATCCCAAAGCACAACCTCACCCCGAATTTGTCGGCTCCCCCTCGCGGGGACACCCAGGGGACCCGGCAGCATTTGttctgcaggggcagggggcgcACAGCACCAAGGCAGAGGGACCCCAGCCCCATGTGGGATGAGACAGGGTGACGCCGGGCTGCTCCTCGCTTTGTTCGTCTGCGGCTCTGCGGGTGTCGGGGCTGCCAGGACCCCTCCAAGAGGTGTCACCTCTGTCCCCGGGGGTGTCCTCTTCCCCGCCCGGTGTCGGCAGCAGAAACACGCTGATTTCAGGCGTGCTAGAAAAGTCCAACCGAGCCAAAAGAAGCACCGCTGGGGGGAGCGCACCGCACTGGGGGCCCCGCCGGCTCGGTCCAAGGTCTCTGCCAAGCAATTTGTTCCCTCGCTCTGTGCTCgcccaccccatcccaccccaccctgGCGTTTGCAAAAATAAGAAGCcatccccccccctcccctctcccgaCCCCGAAAACACCCGTTGGGTTGGGGGTCACCCAGTGCCCCGCAAGGTTTCCATCCGCCCCCCGACTTTCCCCCTCCGCCACCGGGTCCATCCTCTGCAGCTCCCCCCCCCAGGGGGGTTTTCCACCTCCTGGGGGGGTTCTCCCGGGGCTGGGgttgggggctgcggggctcaGAAGCCGGCGCTCTCCGAGCTGCTGCGGCTGTTGTAGCTGGGGCTGCGGCTGGGGCTTTGCGAgcggctgggggggctgcgagTCCGGCTGCGGCTGCGGCTGGTGCTGTAGCTGTCGTAGCTGCGGCTCCGGCTGCGGCTGTAGGAGTAGGTGCTCAGCGAGCTGGAGGACGAGGGGCTGGGGCGGTAGTAGGGGATGGGACGCTTGCGAGCGCTGcggagggaaaagggaaaccGAGTCAGGGCCGTGCTGAAGgttggggaagaggagggaggggggcacgGGCCCAAGCACCGGCCCCGCGCATCCCCAGGCTTGGGGATGTCAGGATCCGGCCCCCCCTcggccccttcctcctccccggGTCCCCCCCCCGGGCTGTTAGTCCTGGATTAGGCAGCGGCGAGGACAGAAAGTGAGCAGGTTAATGTGGCTTTTGTGTTTCCCCAGCCACCAAAGATTGAAAGCTGCTGAAAAAGAGACGTTAGGGATTAGCGGGAGATGAGCGCCAGGCTGCCCACGGTCCGACCCTCCCCGGCTCCTACGGGGacgtggggagcagggggacagcggggagggggggaccgGGGGCAGAGACGTCTGGAGCCGGTGCAGGACACTGAGCCCGGAGCCCTGCGGGTCCCTGAGGAGGCTGGAGGGGGGCCAAGGCAGCCCCTTGCCCCCTTCTCTCAGCTCCACGTCGTGGTGAGCGGTGTTAGTGGGACCGAAGAGAGACACACGGCCGGCCTCGCACAGCCGGGGAGACACGGAGAGGTctgggaggaaaaggaggaggaggaggaggaggaggaaggggggaggttACCCTGGGAGCCAGGCCCGCGGCGATGCTCTCCGAGAGGAACCTTGggatgaaatggaaaaggagaggTTGGCATCACTGAGGGACGAGGCAGGACCACGCGGTGCCGGGCCCCGGGGCGGCAGGGGGACAAGGACAGGGCAGGAGGGCGAAGGAAGGGGGCTTCTGGCCAGGCTACGGGGCTGGTGTCCCCTGGGATGGTGAGGACCACGGGCTGTGTCCTCGAGCCTGTCCCCAcagctcctccctgccaccTTCCTCGGGGCATCCCAGGAAAATCCAGCTCAGGACTGAGAGGAGGGATGCCCAcggtgtccctgctgcctgcatccATGTGAGGCTGTCACTTTCTGGGCCATGTGCTGGCAGCCCCTCTGTCCCTGGGGGatttcagctggggaagggcagaaCCAGCCGGTACCCGAGCAAGAAACCTTCCTCTGGGCTGGGAGGACCTCTCCTGGCCCATATATTTCACAGGGGAAGCCTGCAGAGAGCTTTAGCGCAGCGTACAGGCTGTATttctcctgcctgctctccttACGTCCAGCCCAGGAGAAATCAAAATCCTTCCAGAGCGAGCGAGAGCCGATTGCTGGAAATGCAGCCAGCTCCGTGCTACAGCCCCCGATCTCCCCGCTGATAGCACGGGAGACAAATAGGTCAGACAGGAGGCAATCTCAGCTCCGCACCCGTAGCGTGGCCAGCACCGCATGCTAACGAGATGCTGTGTATGCACACTGCTTCGTCTGGCACTAAGCACTGCCTGCCTTGGAGCCCCGCATCCTGAGTCAGGAAGGGCTCAGGGAGGAGAAAACGGCATTTGGAGGGCAGGAGGCAACGCACTGGGGCTGGGCTTCTTGCTGGAAGTAAAACGAGTTCATATCTGCTGTCTGCAAATGGGAGGAGGCCAGTAGGTTGTAGTGTTGGAGGCAGGCTGGGTACCCAGCTGCAGGGCCAGCCTGGTTCACTCTCCCGTTCATCCTCAGGGTCTGTCCTCAAAGCTCCTTGTCTGTCAGTCTGtacatccatccatccatccatccatcctttCTGCCAGCCACCCACAGACTCACagaaccattaaggttggaaaggagCTCCAagctcatctggtccaaccatgcccctgccaccaatgtcacccactgaaccatgtccccaagcaccaggtccaacctctccttaaacacccccagggacggtgactccaccacctccctgggcaacccgtccctATACCTATCCActcttcctgagcagaaatgtctcctcatttcccacctgaacctcccctggcacaacttgaggccattccctctggtcctatcactggttacctgtgagcagaggccgccccccagctccccaccccttcctctcAGGCAGTTGCaaagagcaatgaggtctgctctgagcctcctcttctccagcccaaacacccccagtgccctcagccgctcctcacaggacctgAGGTCCAGACCATCCACGCACCCCTCCATCCTTTCTGCCACCCCCCACCTCTTTGGGGCTCTCTGGGGGCACAGCTCAGCCAGGGGCCATGCCAGCGGTGGTGGCTGCGCGTGCCGGGCCCCACCTGGTGATCCTCCTGGGCTCCATGAAGCTGGGGGAATCGCGTCTCCTCTTCCTGATGGGGGAGTAGCTTCGGGAGCGGCGCCGGGCCCGGGCGGGATCGGGGTCACCGTGGCGTGTTCGGGGCTCGTTGTCCTTCTCTCTAAACCAAGACGAGGGGCGTCAGGGGCACCAGGAGCACCGGGGCGGGCTGTAGGAGCGCCCAGCCCTTCTCTAGCCGGGACACCCCAAGCCCCGAGCCGTGCCCCAAATGCCACCCGTGCCCCCCGGGCTGACCTGCTGGCGGTTTTCTTCTGCGAGGGCGAGCGGCTGCGGCTGCGCCCGGCCCTCTTCTCCCGCGAACGGGACCGGGACTTGGAGAGGGAGCCGCTggagctccaggagctgctgcggTGCCCGGTGCTGTGCGAGGGGCTCTTCCTGCGCTCCGAGGCCCCGTGCCGAGAGTGCTTGGCCGACGACTCCGAGCTGCTGTTGGGCCGGCCCCGGTGGTGCCGCTCCTTCACCCTGCAAGGGGCAGAGCGGGGGGAACGTCCCCAGTGTGTCCCCACCgctcctcttttccctctgtgaCCACAGGGGAGCAGAAGCACCCACATGGCCCTGAAAACACCCTGATTATTATAGACTCACAGAATCATTGAAGTTGGGAATGCCACCGAGATCAACTGGTCCAATCGTCCCCCTACCACTTCTATGACCCACTgagccctgtccccaagcaccacgtccaacctctccttaaacacccccagggacggggactccaccacctccctgggcaacccgtcccaacacctgactgctccttctgacagaaatgtctcctcattgccaacctgaacctcccctggcacaacctgaggccAATCcctggtcctatcactggttacctgtgagaagaggccgaccccagctccccacagcttccttttggggggttgcagagagcaatgagctctgccctgagcctcctcttctccagcccaaacccccccagttccctcagccgctccccacaggacttgtgctccagacccttcaccagctttgtagcccttctctggacacgctctagggcctcgatgtccttcttgtagtgaggggcccaaagctgaacgcagcactcaaggtgcagcctcaccacagCGGGATCTTCCATAACCCCACAGAGCCATCCAGGCACTGCATCACTCATCGGGACACCACCATGGGgctcccccatcccaccagcCTCCATCCCGGCGtccccccacctccaccccaaCCCTCGCATTTCCCCTACGGAACCAAATTGTGGCTCCTACGTGACGGCACCCGGAGAGCCCCTTACTTCTTGGCGTGGGCGCCGTGGGTCCTGTCGGGGCCGAGCGGGTGGGAGCAGCCCGAGCCCTCCGAGTCGCTGCTGTAGccgctggggctgagccccgtGGGGGGCGGCTGGCGGGGGGCCTGGCCGCGGTGTCGCGGGGGCGGCGAGGCGGAGCGGGAGCGGTGCCTGTGGCCGTGCTTGGCTCGCTCCGGCGAGGGCGAGCGGGCGCCGTGACGGCCGCCCCGGGCGCGAGGGGACGGCGGGTCCGTCCTGCCGCGAGGCCGCGGAGAGGGGGACGGCGAGGCCGGCCTCTGGCAGGgggaagagagacagagagaaaaaaaaaagggggggacaGGCggaaaggggagaagagaagaaagaaggagaaagaggttTTTAACGGGGCGCGCCGGGCCGGGGCTCGGCGCACAACGTCAACGCACATCGCATTAAGGCAGGCTACACAGACGCTACCCTGCACCTTCCTCAGCCTCTCGCCCTCAACAACGTGGGTCATGCAAACCTCCGCATGCAAgaacgcaaaaaaaaaaataaataaggaaacgaaccaaagaaaaaaaaagaataaacaaccAAGAAACGAAGAAGGGtttggggaagaagggagggaccaaaaaaatccaagaaacCCCAAAGTCgttggggaggggaaagaaacgACCCCCCCCGGACACCTGGAGAGGAGATAAAGCAAACCCCCGGTGCCCGCCCGCCCCAAACAAGAAaggtgaaaggaaaaggggcggaaaacccaaaaaaaaacaaggaaaatgagaaaaaaaaaaaagaacaaatgagaggaggggaggcgggggggaATAAATCAGAGTGAGCAGTGGGAGAGAGGGTGAAACCAAAGAGGTGATGGGGCcgggcgggcgcggggcgggaGGTCTGCTCACACAGATGCATGCACATATGTAGATATCTATACGTTTATATATGCATAGGTTTTATAGATAGTACGGCTTTTGGCTTAAAACAAATCAAGAAACGAGGAAGACGGCACAGAGCAACGATGGAGGGCAAGGCAGGGAGTCGGGGGGCAAGGGGcgagaagggaaaaagaaaccaaaagaaagaagaaaacatcaaaatcaaagaaaaaccaaaccaaaacttCACAAATGTCATCGTTACTGAGATAAACGAATGTCTCTGAACTCTTCCTGGGATACGCATTGATCTGTTAGCTGTGACTCTGCAGGGAACTGCTAAGTCCTCATCAGCACTCAACACAgactttgctttctgcttccttttttttttttttttttttccgttatatgcttttttttttttttttaagtccctCTTGGTTAACATCCACTTACCAAAAAAGTGGCATTTCCTCCTTTAGTAGGTAAGGTatgaagagaagggaaaagcgGGGCAATATAAGTGCATCATTAGATTCACAAAAatgcaagagagaaagaaaagagagagaggaggagagacagagacagcgagaggagagaaataaaacaaaacaactcccTTCTCCTACGCTCAGACACCGGGAGGACCCCTCCTAGCTACCTGGCGGTGACATCGGGCCACCGGCACGGTGACAGCCCCGAGTGCTgggctgggatttggggtgcAGGGCGCTCCAGCCCCAACCGAGCTGGTGAACGTGGTCTGGGGGGCAGAGGGCGATGGGGAAGCTTTGGGGTCTCTCCCCCGGCAGCCCCCAATGCCCACAGAGGGGTAAATCCTGCATGACCTGGTGGGGCCTAAGGGGagctgggaggtgctgctgcGCCCGGGGGCAGCCGGTGACCTCGTTTCCTCGCCGTCCCTTTGCCTCAAATACAATTAATcctaaatgctgcttttctcccccaaaaGAGAAGCAGACGATGCACCACGGGTCCACGATGAAGATGCTGACAAAGGGACAGGAGGCCACCCCGCCGGTGGCTTGTCCTGCGTCACGCCCCTGTCCCCACTGACGAGGGGGCTGAGCCAGCCCCTACAGCCACAGAGCAGTGCGCCCCACCTGCCAGAGCCAAAATGGGGTGGTTTGGTGCATTTTTACTATTGCTTTAACAATTAACTTATTTTGCAATTTCTCTGGCAAGGCAGAGAAGTGGTGGGGGCAATGGATGCCCCACCAGCAGCGTCCTCGCAGGGGACAGGGGCTTCAGCCACACCTGTCCCCAGCCCTACTTTTGGGGAGGGAAAACTGgaaatggagaaggagaagaagaagagagagaaagccaGAGCGAGGTGTCCTCTTCCCGAGCGCATTATTCGCACACATATTTGCTATCCATGCTGTGGGGAGGTGGGCTTCACACCCAcaaggcagggagagggatggggagggcagagggggcttctattgaaaaaaacaaacaaacaaacccaaaaaaatcctttgcaaAGGTCTGGCCCCAAAGGAAAAACGCATTCGGGGTGCTTGTGTTCCCCGGACCTGCCTCTCACCTCGCCTGGTTCCTTCCCATGCAGGGAAGGTCTCAGCTTTTCACCACCACTGCCCCAAAATGTTCTCCCCTGGTCCTCCAGCTCACCACCATGACCACAGCCCCAGGAGGGGCAAAAAATCCCAATCTCCCCAAATTTCTCATTCATTATCCTCCCTCCCAGGCCTTCACCCCAAAACACCCGTGCCCCAGTGACTCCTTGTGACGCACTGGGGTTCACCTGCTGCTCTTTGCCTCTATTTTACGCTAATTGTGCTCGGTCTCATTAGCCAGCCCCTAAGAAGCACGGAGGAACTCAAACCAACTCATGGTAACTGTACCGTCTGTGGGAACGAACACAAACTCAGAGGgctaaaacacacagaaatgcaTTCTACCAACAGAAcgaggaaaagaggaagagaaaaaggcggaaagaaagaaaaatattacatggacagggcaaaaaaataaaagagaagaacGTAAGAGAAGAGCATGGCTTTGCAGCTAACTGGGGAAAATCATACAAatcaaaaaaattatatatagccaccaaaaagagacaaaatgaaagagagagagagaaagagagaaagaaagaaagagaaagaaagaaagtaagaaagagaaaataacattaaatcaAGCTACGGTGCTTTTCAACAGGCTCATCTGCAGAAGTGAACGTGCAGAGGTGGACGAAATACCTACCTTCTGAATTGGCAGTGACAGGaatgcaataataaaaaagaaaacaataatctCCACATTTGGAGTGCAGAATGGGAAAAAGACAATGACTCTTTAGTAATGTGATTTAGACCCCTTTGCTAATCAAGTTTGCTTTGCttagactttttctttttttttaaattggtctcatttgcatctttttttatatatattatttcactTCAATGGAAAGCCCGTGGCTTTCGTGGCTGCGGCGGGTTTGCCGGCTTGCGTGTTGTGCCCGGCCCCTACCCGGCAGCGTTTTCGGGCTGGAAGGTGGCTGCCGAACGTCACCGATCCCAAACGTCATGCAAGGAAAGCGGCGGATGGAGCGCAACGCGTGGAGGTTTGTTGGGCGGCGTCGGCACCGGGAGCGGCCCCAAGAAAACCAGAGAGAAATTTGGGGCCGGAGAGTGCGTGTGGGAGAgagagcgaggaggaggagagagaaatggggagGAAGGGCGAGCGCGAGGAGGAtgggcaggcagctggaggcGGGGATGGATGGAGACGGGACTGGGCATTTAAAAGGGAAGTCAACCCCACGCAGCGCCCCGGCCCTGGGCACCTGGGGGGcttggggagctggggaagccCAGGCGTGGATGTTGGGGGAAAATGGGCTGAATTTGGTGGTTTTGGAGGGTTTGAGGCAGGCGGAGGgcgctcagccctgctgctgctggtccaTGGGGCCGAGCTCATGCTGAGGATGCTTGGGGAGCAGCACCGGGTGGCACGGGGGTCCCAGCCCGGAGGGGTCATGGCTGGGTGGATGCCACAGCCCCCACGGCCCCGTCCTAATGGGATCACACGTGGGGACCCACGGGGAAAACATCCCCACGGTGCCAGGGTTGGCTGCCATACAGCAGCGGGGCCACAGCCAATTCGAGGAGGCAAAGGGCAATTTGCGGCTCGGTTTTGGGGTGAGCCCACTCCCTTTTCAGTTCAGAGCTGCTCGGTTATCTTCCCTTTTAAATTCCTTGTTCAAAATATAGAGAATGGAAATACAGTGTTCAACGGTCgtaaatatttagaaaacacatcttcttttttttttctttttttttttttgtttttcttctccacattaacacacacaaaagcaaaaaattctAGAACAACACGACGAcgacagggggaaaaaaaaaataagagatatATATCGTTTGCATTTCTGTACATCAcgaaggaaaagaaaagaaatcatgataaaggaaactaaaacaaggggggaaaaaaaaagcatgtttcattgcccttccctccccctcttcCCTGCTTCTGCTGAGCAAGAAATGGAATTGTATATTACcgtttgggatttttttcaaatgggaggctaaagaaaaacacagatgggattaaaaagaaaagaaaaaaacaaaacaaacaaacaaccaaaaataaaaaataaacagagagagaaagagagagagaaagagagagaagttgTCGGAGAAAAGTCCCGCTAGAGCCGGGGAGCCAAGGGAGCTCGTGCGGCCTGGGCGATGCTGGGTGCCCGGGGTGGGGGCTCCTCGGCACCCGCACCCCCAAAAAGGTGAGCCGAAAccacagcaaagaagaaagcGGAGAGGGGCCCGAGAGGTGGGCTCTGGTGGtctcccagcccctcctgtACTGGTTAAACTGGGGCTGGCCCCCTCGTCCCGCTGGGGCAGCGGGAGCGTTGCGGGGACAAGTGGCCCTGGCGCAGCGGGGTTTTGCCGGGGCagttggcagggctggggacagtcAGCCCTGAGTCACCCGCCGCGGGGCCCCTGAGTGCCTAAAATGTgagcacccagccccagccccccctcCGAGCCCTCTCCTGGCCTTAAACCAGTGCCCAGACTGGTGCTGGGGTCCCGCTGGCACCGGCACCTTAGTGCTGGGATGGGCTGGGAAATCATTTTATCCATTTTTAGCCATTTCTCAGCCATCTGGGCTCAATCCACTCCCAGGGCAGCGCTGAGCCTGGTGGTGACCCTACCGAGCCATCGGGGACACCCCGGGGTGTGACATCCACGGAGCGGCCGTGTGAGAGGGGCTAGCAccccccggggtgggggggacgTTGTGCAGCCAGAGAATGGCCGGGGAGGGGGACGGGCAGCACCCGCTGCCCCCATCCATCTCCCCGACCCCGACGCCACCAGTGCCCCCCAGATGGCGGCCGGGTGAGTGGggaaagaggggagaggagagccgggggggtgggggtcctgcggagggaggaggaagaggaggaagaggagagggcaGCGAACCGTGGTGCAAGAAAAGCCTACGTACATCCGGCGGCTCCTCGAGCGTGGCGCCGTGGCTGTGGCGGCCGTTCTGGGCGCTGCCCTTGTGCCCGTTCTGGTGCGGCGAGGCCGAGCGGCGCGGCGAGGAGGAGGACGGGCTGCGGCTGGAGCGGGCGCTGCTGCCCTTGGGGCCGTCCTCGCGGTGCTTGGGGCTTAGCCTGCGGGGCACGGCACGGTCAGGGGGGTGGCCGACGCGTCCCCTCCATCCCCAACCCGGCACGGAGGTGGCACCcaagctggggctgcagcacaggcattGCCGAAGCACGAAACAGGGCGAGAAATTGCTTCTGGGGTTTCTCCCAGTTTACAATTTCCCATCTGGTTTGAAACCTTGGTGCTGCATTTCCAACCCCTCCAAGCACCCCTCGTGCTGCAGCAtcgccccgctcccctcccgtCCTTCTCCAAGGGTCCcccaccctggggacaccccctCGGGGGTGCTCCTACCTGCCGGGG is drawn from Aythya fuligula isolate bAytFul2 chromosome 20, bAytFul2.pri, whole genome shotgun sequence and contains these coding sequences:
- the SRRM3 gene encoding serine/arginine repetitive matrix protein 3, whose translation is MALYNNGANAPSPQEASNGFAQPGASGTWHKAEEEVRLAEPSLVKKAHREILDHERKRRVELKCMELQEMMEEQGYLEEEIRQKVGTFRQMLMEKEGVLTREDQHGRQIVIENHHGLDGEDYAAQYPEYGEGCLLQCDCSAECYRDDSSHREYRLKRRSSSSTSPPPKKKKKKKSGHRRSRKKRKPGSERSCDSSSPIRKEKKKKTGKKHRRDRSESGSRKKRRHRSRSPKNKRKEKNKERKRSRSESPAWRSHRRSSCSSHSASLSSDYSNSKSPGRLSPKHREDGPKGSSARSSRSPSSSSPRRSASPHQNGHKGSAQNGRHSHGATLEEPPDKRPASPSPSPRPRGRTDPPSPRARGGRHGARSPSPERAKHGHRHRSRSASPPPRHRGQAPRQPPPTGLSPSGYSSDSEGSGCSHPLGPDRTHGAHAKKVKERHHRGRPNSSSESSAKHSRHGASERRKSPSHSTGHRSSSWSSSGSLSKSRSRSREKRAGRSRSRSPSQKKTASREKDNEPRTRHGDPDPARARRRSRSYSPIRKRRRDSPSFMEPRRITSARKRPIPYYRPSPSSSSSLSTYSYSRSRSRSYDSYSTSRSRSRTRSPPSRSQSPSRSPSYNSRSSSESAGF